A window of the Schlesneria paludicola DSM 18645 genome harbors these coding sequences:
- a CDS encoding PPC domain-containing protein, producing the protein MIRYFALILICASTPVMAASPVLSNILPRGAQRGIETEVLFNGQRLEDAQELMIYEPGIEVTEFTVVNGGQVKAKLKIAADCVLGTKHLRVRTASGLSDLRTLSVSALPTVMEVEPNSEFKQPQAVANNVTVEGIIQNEDVDYFVVEAKKGDRISAEVEGIRLGDFLFDPYVAILNEARFELATSDDAALIWQDGVVSIIAPADGKYIVQIRESSYGGNGSCFYRCHIGNYPRPSAIVPSGGKPGQKVAVKFLGDVGGEFTREIEIPAKAQPDYAVFAVDDRGIAPSGNRFRIVDLENSIEQEPNESIQQATKAVAPIAFNGVLSSKTDADFFGFKAIKGQTLEIHVWARRLRSELDPLLILYNAQGGAIASNDDNAGPDSYLRFGVPEDGEYFLEVRDHLHRGGNAFHYRIEVSPLVAESLLGVSEFVQYVEPKVAIPQGNRFPLLINANRVGFGGALDFKGLDLPAGVTVESFGMAADQGVAQLILAATPEAPLAGKFSQITGTLADPNIPNPPTGEVRLPTVLVRGQNQIPFWTEQTFALATTVTQRVPFTLEIVEPKVPLVQGGQMALKVVATRDPEFKAPIKIELILNPNGVNSSREVSIAEGQNEALISMNSAGNAQVKDHKIAVRGEATVGNGPVMVCSKFVTLRVAEPYVKFTYEAAAIEQGADSELFVKLESPVAFPGNATVQLLGLPNKVTTTPAEFNKDAKELVFKLKAEADAPPGLNKSLFCQVIVTENGEPVIHNIGTGQIRVDKPLPPKSTPAPAPVVAAAPMPTPEAAPPKRLTRLEQLRLDQELRVKAQNAAAAGGDAKPAGAQ; encoded by the coding sequence ATGATTCGTTACTTTGCCCTGATCCTGATCTGCGCGTCGACGCCTGTTATGGCGGCCAGCCCCGTCTTGTCCAATATCCTCCCTCGAGGAGCCCAGCGCGGAATCGAGACGGAAGTCCTGTTCAACGGGCAGCGGCTGGAAGATGCCCAGGAACTTATGATCTATGAGCCTGGAATCGAAGTCACCGAGTTCACGGTCGTCAACGGCGGACAAGTCAAAGCGAAACTGAAGATTGCCGCAGATTGCGTGTTGGGAACGAAACATCTCCGCGTTCGGACGGCAAGCGGTCTCTCTGACCTGCGAACGCTCAGTGTGAGCGCTCTTCCGACGGTGATGGAAGTCGAACCGAACAGTGAATTCAAGCAGCCCCAGGCGGTTGCCAACAATGTCACGGTCGAAGGCATTATTCAAAACGAAGATGTCGACTACTTCGTCGTCGAAGCAAAGAAGGGTGATCGAATCAGCGCGGAAGTCGAAGGAATACGGTTGGGCGACTTCCTGTTCGACCCCTATGTCGCGATTCTCAATGAAGCCCGCTTTGAGCTGGCGACCAGCGACGATGCGGCTCTCATCTGGCAAGATGGAGTCGTTTCGATCATCGCTCCCGCAGACGGAAAGTACATCGTTCAGATTCGCGAGAGCAGTTACGGCGGCAATGGCTCGTGCTTCTACCGTTGTCACATCGGCAACTATCCTCGGCCCTCGGCGATTGTTCCTTCGGGTGGAAAGCCTGGGCAGAAGGTCGCTGTCAAGTTCCTGGGAGACGTCGGTGGGGAATTTACACGTGAAATCGAAATTCCCGCCAAAGCGCAACCAGACTACGCCGTCTTCGCAGTGGATGATCGAGGTATCGCTCCTTCGGGCAATCGGTTCCGGATTGTCGACCTCGAGAATTCGATCGAGCAAGAACCGAACGAGTCGATCCAGCAGGCGACGAAAGCCGTTGCGCCAATCGCTTTTAATGGTGTGTTGTCATCCAAAACGGATGCCGACTTCTTCGGATTCAAGGCCATAAAGGGCCAGACGCTGGAAATTCATGTCTGGGCGCGACGCCTGCGTTCGGAACTCGATCCGCTGCTCATTCTGTACAACGCCCAGGGCGGTGCGATTGCCAGCAACGACGACAACGCTGGCCCCGACAGTTACTTGCGATTTGGGGTTCCGGAAGACGGAGAATATTTTCTCGAAGTGCGCGATCACCTCCACCGAGGGGGGAACGCCTTCCACTACCGGATCGAAGTCAGCCCGCTGGTCGCCGAATCGCTGTTGGGAGTCAGCGAATTTGTTCAGTACGTCGAGCCCAAGGTCGCAATTCCTCAAGGAAATCGCTTCCCACTGTTGATCAATGCCAACCGAGTCGGGTTCGGTGGTGCACTCGACTTCAAAGGCCTGGATCTTCCTGCGGGTGTCACGGTCGAGTCTTTCGGGATGGCCGCTGACCAAGGCGTGGCCCAACTGATTCTCGCGGCGACGCCTGAAGCACCGCTGGCCGGGAAGTTCTCGCAAATCACGGGAACACTGGCCGACCCCAATATTCCCAACCCACCGACGGGTGAAGTCCGGCTGCCGACGGTTCTCGTGCGCGGACAGAACCAGATTCCCTTCTGGACGGAACAGACGTTTGCCCTGGCAACCACGGTGACACAACGAGTGCCCTTCACACTTGAGATCGTTGAACCCAAGGTGCCTCTGGTTCAGGGTGGCCAGATGGCGTTAAAAGTCGTTGCGACACGCGATCCCGAGTTCAAGGCCCCCATCAAGATTGAACTGATTCTGAACCCGAACGGTGTCAATTCCAGCCGGGAGGTTTCGATTGCGGAAGGTCAGAATGAAGCCTTGATCTCGATGAACTCGGCCGGCAATGCCCAGGTCAAAGATCACAAAATTGCCGTTCGTGGTGAAGCCACTGTCGGAAATGGCCCTGTGATGGTCTGCTCCAAATTTGTCACCCTGCGAGTTGCGGAACCGTATGTGAAGTTCACCTACGAAGCGGCGGCCATCGAACAGGGGGCCGATTCAGAACTTTTCGTCAAACTGGAATCGCCGGTCGCATTCCCGGGTAATGCGACCGTTCAGTTGCTGGGCTTGCCGAACAAAGTCACCACAACGCCCGCCGAATTCAACAAGGACGCAAAGGAACTCGTCTTCAAGTTGAAGGCGGAAGCCGACGCCCCACCGGGGCTCAATAAGAGTCTGTTCTGCCAGGTCATCGTCACGGAAAACGGCGAACCTGTCATTCACAACATTGGCACGGGACAGATTCGTGTCGACAAACCGCTTCCGCCCAAATCGACGCCTGCGCCCGCTCCCGTTGTGGCGGCCGCACCGATGCCGACACCTGAAGCGGCACCTCCCAAGCGACTCACGCGACTCGAACAGTTGCGTCTTGATCAAGAACTACGAGTAAAAGCTCAGAACGCCGCGGCCGCAGGGGGCGACGCAAAGCCCGCTGGTGCGCAGTGA
- a CDS encoding c-type cytochrome domain-containing protein, which produces MRYLPLFLFATSVLSVSALAEEKAAAAKEEKITFDQHIVPIFREKCGSCHNANDKKGDLVLDNYGLAMQGGASGEVVRADGDASQSQLYLVITHMAEPKMPPQAAKLPDNQLELIRKWIEGGALENAGSKAKAKKTVVTKVTVSNQRPAGPPPLPESLPLDPLVVASRGNGITALATNPWSPLAAVAGHKQVFLYDTRTREIAGVLPFPEGVAHVLKFSRNGQWLIAGGGRGGQSGKAVVWDVKTGKRVTEAGSEYDVVLAADISPDHTQIALGGPKKIVRVYDTSTGELLYEKNKHTDWITAIEFSPDGVLLASGDRSNGLIVWEAFTGREFHVLPGHTAAVTDVSWSPDSNILASSSEDTTIRLWEMQNGGQIKNWGAHGGGVTAVEFTRDSRIATTGRDNVAKLWDLNGTALRAFGGLGDVGMEVAFDSETDTILAGDLTGMIQIWNAKDGAVLGQLSSNPPPLVRQIEQAVQALGGAEAAAGQATATLAALNKQLADRIAAAETAAKTAAAAVAELEVVTKAKAQADAEIVAKTQTLQTAETALTNAEAARNKASAERDAAVKVATDLRAKVKTATDAVTAAEKESSEAMAAFEAKPDDAGLKTANATASKKSMDALATLSELTKQSAAAVQEQTTKAEAASAAMVAFAAAKKTRETSDAEKKAADENVAKTTTKLKLATDAVTASKAAADKAAAEAVVTPEQQKQLTDTDTAVKTHTATAAALKAMLERLNAAKGRALQSLEASVQ; this is translated from the coding sequence ATGCGATATCTCCCCCTGTTTTTGTTCGCGACGAGTGTGCTGAGCGTCTCAGCCCTTGCTGAAGAAAAAGCTGCCGCAGCGAAGGAAGAGAAGATCACCTTCGACCAGCACATCGTGCCGATATTTCGCGAGAAGTGCGGTTCGTGTCACAATGCGAATGACAAGAAAGGTGATCTGGTTCTCGACAATTATGGCCTGGCGATGCAGGGGGGGGCCTCCGGCGAAGTCGTGCGAGCGGATGGCGATGCCTCGCAAAGCCAGCTCTATCTGGTCATCACGCACATGGCCGAACCCAAAATGCCGCCACAAGCCGCGAAGCTGCCCGACAATCAACTGGAGTTGATTCGAAAATGGATTGAAGGCGGGGCTCTGGAAAATGCGGGAAGCAAGGCGAAAGCGAAGAAGACCGTTGTCACGAAGGTGACTGTTTCAAATCAGAGGCCGGCAGGACCGCCGCCCCTGCCCGAAAGTCTGCCGCTCGATCCGCTTGTCGTTGCGAGTCGAGGCAATGGCATTACCGCACTCGCCACCAATCCGTGGTCTCCATTGGCCGCCGTTGCCGGTCACAAGCAAGTCTTCCTGTACGATACCCGCACCCGCGAAATCGCAGGCGTATTGCCTTTCCCGGAAGGCGTCGCTCACGTCTTGAAATTCAGCCGCAATGGCCAGTGGTTGATTGCTGGCGGTGGACGCGGTGGTCAATCCGGTAAGGCCGTTGTTTGGGACGTCAAAACAGGCAAACGAGTGACGGAAGCCGGCAGTGAGTATGACGTCGTGCTGGCCGCAGACATCAGCCCCGATCACACCCAGATCGCCCTGGGCGGTCCCAAGAAAATCGTCCGCGTCTACGACACGTCAACCGGCGAATTGCTTTACGAAAAGAACAAACATACCGATTGGATCACCGCCATCGAATTCAGTCCGGATGGCGTGCTGCTGGCGTCTGGCGATCGAAGCAACGGCTTGATTGTTTGGGAGGCATTCACCGGTCGAGAATTCCACGTTCTACCGGGACACACGGCCGCAGTCACAGACGTGAGTTGGTCTCCCGATAGCAATATTCTCGCCTCATCCAGCGAAGATACGACCATCCGACTGTGGGAAATGCAGAACGGCGGACAGATCAAGAATTGGGGCGCACATGGCGGTGGCGTGACCGCCGTCGAATTTACACGGGACAGCCGCATTGCGACCACGGGCCGTGACAATGTCGCCAAGCTCTGGGATCTCAACGGGACAGCCCTTCGTGCTTTTGGCGGGCTCGGTGACGTGGGAATGGAAGTCGCTTTTGATTCTGAAACCGACACAATCCTCGCGGGGGACCTGACCGGGATGATCCAGATCTGGAACGCCAAAGATGGGGCCGTTCTGGGACAACTGAGTTCGAATCCACCGCCGCTGGTCCGTCAGATTGAGCAGGCCGTGCAAGCGCTCGGCGGTGCCGAAGCCGCCGCAGGTCAGGCGACGGCAACCCTCGCCGCGTTGAACAAGCAGCTTGCCGACCGTATTGCAGCGGCCGAGACTGCAGCAAAAACGGCAGCGGCAGCGGTTGCTGAACTTGAGGTCGTCACGAAGGCCAAGGCACAGGCCGATGCCGAGATTGTCGCCAAGACGCAAACGCTGCAGACTGCAGAAACGGCGCTGACCAATGCGGAGGCCGCGCGAAACAAGGCGAGTGCCGAACGTGATGCCGCCGTGAAAGTGGCCACAGATCTGCGCGCCAAGGTCAAAACAGCCACCGATGCCGTCACGGCGGCGGAAAAGGAATCGAGCGAGGCCATGGCCGCATTCGAAGCGAAGCCTGACGATGCCGGGCTGAAGACGGCGAACGCAACCGCCAGTAAGAAGTCGATGGATGCACTTGCGACCCTCTCCGAATTGACAAAGCAATCCGCCGCAGCGGTTCAAGAGCAAACGACAAAAGCCGAGGCCGCCTCGGCCGCCATGGTGGCGTTCGCTGCCGCGAAGAAGACGCGTGAAACGAGCGACGCTGAAAAGAAGGCGGCTGACGAAAATGTGGCCAAGACAACCACCAAGTTAAAGCTCGCGACGGACGCTGTGACCGCCAGCAAGGCGGCGGCTGATAAAGCGGCTGCCGAAGCCGTCGTGACGCCCGAGCAACAAAAGCAGCTTACGGACACCGATACGGCTGTCAAAACGCACACCGCGACGGCGGCCGCATTGAAAGCGATGCTGGAGCGGCTGAACGCGGCCAAAGGTCGTGCGCTTCAATCCCTGGAAGCATCGGTGCAGTAG
- a CDS encoding DUF1501 domain-containing protein codes for MSKNCAPQHFERLNRRGFLSVGVIAGAGLTLPQLLRSNAAYADLKDYKNFEGTAKSLIHIFLPGGIAHQESFDPKPHAPIEYRGEMGQVATKISGEFFGDTLAKTAQVADKLTVIRSMTHGEAAHERGTHNMFTGYRPSPALTYPCIGSVVSHEYGPRNNLPPYVCIPNMPTEFAGSGYLSSAFAPFSLGSDPADGGFKVRDLDLPSGVDDGRFSSRRSALQAVNAHFQKKEKSDDLRAMDTFYDRAYSLISSQAAREAFDIEKEPAQIRDEYGRNQAGARMLLARRLVQAGVRLVNLTYGGWDMHTGIVAGFRNQMPSFDQAFATLINDLERTGLLKETLVMVSSEFGRTPKINAQAGRDHYPKVFSVVLAGGGIKGGYIHGSSNATASEPEEMAMGPEDLFTTAYHCMGIVADKELMAPGDRPIEIVDGGKVIKDLLA; via the coding sequence ATGTCCAAGAATTGCGCCCCCCAGCACTTCGAGCGACTGAATCGCCGAGGTTTCTTGTCTGTCGGAGTTATCGCTGGTGCTGGTCTGACGCTGCCGCAGCTTCTTCGCAGCAATGCGGCCTATGCCGACCTGAAGGACTACAAGAACTTCGAAGGGACGGCGAAGTCGTTGATTCATATTTTCTTGCCGGGTGGGATTGCTCATCAGGAATCGTTCGATCCGAAGCCCCATGCGCCGATTGAATATCGTGGCGAAATGGGCCAGGTCGCGACCAAGATCAGCGGCGAATTCTTCGGCGATACGTTGGCCAAAACGGCCCAAGTGGCCGACAAGCTGACCGTGATCCGCTCGATGACCCACGGTGAGGCCGCACATGAACGCGGTACTCACAACATGTTTACCGGCTACCGCCCAAGCCCTGCGCTGACGTACCCTTGTATCGGATCGGTTGTCAGCCACGAGTACGGTCCGCGAAACAATCTGCCTCCGTATGTCTGCATTCCCAATATGCCGACCGAATTCGCGGGAAGCGGCTACCTCAGCTCGGCATTTGCCCCATTCAGCCTGGGAAGTGATCCAGCCGACGGTGGATTCAAAGTGCGCGATCTGGACCTTCCCAGTGGCGTGGATGATGGGCGATTCTCGTCCCGACGTTCGGCCCTGCAAGCGGTCAACGCACACTTTCAGAAGAAAGAAAAGTCCGACGATCTGCGGGCCATGGACACGTTCTACGATCGCGCCTACAGCTTGATCAGCTCGCAAGCCGCACGCGAAGCGTTTGATATCGAAAAAGAACCCGCACAAATTCGCGACGAATACGGTCGCAATCAGGCGGGTGCTCGCATGCTGCTCGCACGACGACTCGTGCAAGCGGGTGTACGACTGGTCAACTTGACCTACGGCGGTTGGGACATGCATACGGGCATTGTCGCCGGATTCCGCAATCAGATGCCTTCGTTCGATCAAGCGTTTGCCACGCTCATCAATGATCTTGAACGCACAGGATTGCTGAAAGAAACTCTGGTCATGGTGTCGTCTGAGTTCGGTCGCACGCCAAAGATCAACGCTCAGGCCGGGCGCGATCACTATCCAAAGGTGTTCAGTGTCGTGCTGGCCGGGGGCGGGATCAAAGGCGGCTACATCCATGGTTCGTCGAACGCCACCGCATCGGAACCAGAAGAAATGGCCATGGGCCCCGAAGATCTGTTCACCACAGCCTATCACTGCATGGGGATCGTGGCGGATAAAGAACTGATGGCACCGGGCGATCGACCAATCGAAATCGTCGACGGTGGTAAGGTCATCAAAGATTTGCTGGCATGA
- a CDS encoding MMPL family transporter codes for MMFAKLGEFIVRAWPAVLIAWVVAVISASIAAPSLELVAETEEFAFLPPDSPSLQAESLFRKAFPTGFCPSRIVIVARRDSEKGITEEDRNFIDDRVDEESHPFEHPNRKFELREQLLRIAKEDEELAAESGRRVISKIRTFRDLAGGSLLESHDKKAILTLVELTTEFMDSRNRIPVGKVEELLSDPEFLKEKPEGLSIYLSGEATVGRDMLDAARNSAKATEWLTVVLVLILLGAIYRAPLMAIIPLVTVVVAVKFSMSLLILFALRGWVVLFQGIETYVAVLMYGAGVDYCLFLIARYKEEIDAGVSYDEAVSNCISKVGAAIAASAGTVICGIGMMIFANFGKFHEAGIAISFGLTIVLIASLTFTPALLRLAGMWAFWPQVRTERVSSGGWISSSSLLSRLSEIHLIQNTWEIVGRALIQMPMRIWLASIALMMPFAVIGVVFYTHLSYGLLSDLSYHSPSVRGTRVVQEHFPAGATGSITVLLQNENVDFSDRETGFAYIDELTQSLYDRKDELQLAIIRSVAFPIDRRWEDEPAGLNKAGTLKRSKQFYVSDEYLPNHVTRMEITAEVDPFARDSMNHLTRLENEIARLMPAGLKDGTKIFVSGSAASIRDLKAVTDGDQVRIDLLVVVGVFVILVLLLRKVALCTYLILTVLFSYLVALGVTYSFFSLTDPQFAGLDWKVPMFLFTILIAVGEDYNIFLMTRIEEEQVEHGPVKGVVEALSKTGRIISSCGIIMAGTFASLCAGSLKGMIQLGFALAFGVLLDTFVVRPILVPAYLVLLHSGRFGRFGAWLGGPVPEPAATDSPAP; via the coding sequence ATGATGTTTGCAAAGCTCGGCGAGTTCATCGTCCGTGCCTGGCCAGCAGTGCTGATTGCCTGGGTCGTGGCGGTGATCTCGGCTTCGATTGCCGCACCGAGTTTGGAGCTCGTTGCGGAGACCGAAGAATTCGCGTTCCTTCCACCTGATAGCCCGAGTCTGCAGGCCGAATCGCTTTTTCGAAAGGCGTTTCCCACCGGATTTTGTCCCAGTCGAATCGTCATTGTCGCTCGACGCGACTCCGAGAAAGGGATCACCGAAGAAGATCGAAACTTTATCGACGACCGAGTCGATGAAGAGAGCCACCCCTTCGAACATCCCAATCGAAAATTTGAATTGCGCGAGCAATTGCTTCGAATTGCGAAAGAGGACGAAGAGCTCGCGGCGGAATCTGGGCGACGTGTCATTTCCAAGATCCGCACGTTTCGCGACCTTGCCGGCGGATCACTGCTGGAAAGTCACGACAAAAAAGCGATCCTGACGCTTGTCGAATTGACAACAGAGTTCATGGACAGCCGCAACCGAATCCCGGTCGGAAAAGTGGAAGAGCTGCTGAGCGACCCCGAGTTCTTGAAAGAGAAGCCCGAGGGACTTTCGATCTACCTGAGCGGTGAGGCCACCGTTGGCCGCGACATGCTCGACGCAGCCCGAAACAGCGCGAAAGCGACCGAGTGGCTGACGGTCGTCCTGGTACTGATTCTTCTGGGGGCGATCTATCGCGCTCCGCTGATGGCGATCATCCCGCTGGTGACCGTCGTCGTGGCGGTCAAGTTCTCGATGTCACTCTTGATCTTGTTCGCCCTTCGTGGCTGGGTCGTTTTGTTTCAGGGGATCGAGACCTATGTCGCGGTGCTCATGTACGGCGCAGGGGTCGACTACTGCCTGTTTCTGATTGCCCGTTATAAAGAGGAAATCGACGCAGGCGTCAGCTATGACGAAGCGGTCTCGAATTGCATTTCCAAGGTGGGGGCCGCCATCGCAGCGAGCGCCGGAACGGTGATTTGCGGAATCGGGATGATGATCTTCGCCAACTTTGGTAAGTTCCACGAAGCGGGAATTGCGATCTCGTTCGGTTTGACGATTGTGCTGATCGCCTCTCTCACCTTTACTCCGGCGCTGCTTCGACTGGCCGGGATGTGGGCCTTCTGGCCTCAGGTGCGGACCGAACGCGTTTCTTCGGGTGGCTGGATTTCGTCATCCTCGCTTCTGTCACGCCTCAGCGAGATCCATCTCATTCAGAACACCTGGGAGATCGTTGGACGGGCATTGATCCAAATGCCTATGCGGATCTGGCTGGCCAGCATCGCCCTCATGATGCCGTTCGCGGTCATTGGCGTCGTGTTCTATACCCACCTGAGTTACGGCCTGCTTTCGGATCTCAGTTACCATTCGCCCAGTGTCCGCGGGACGCGGGTTGTCCAAGAGCATTTTCCAGCTGGTGCCACCGGCTCGATTACGGTTCTGCTGCAAAACGAAAACGTCGACTTTTCAGATCGAGAAACGGGCTTTGCCTACATCGATGAGCTGACACAAAGCTTGTACGACCGTAAAGACGAACTGCAACTGGCAATCATTCGTAGCGTCGCATTTCCCATTGATCGACGCTGGGAAGATGAACCAGCCGGACTAAACAAGGCAGGGACCCTGAAACGCTCGAAGCAGTTTTATGTGTCTGACGAGTACTTGCCGAATCATGTGACGCGGATGGAGATCACCGCGGAAGTCGACCCGTTCGCGCGCGACAGCATGAATCACCTGACACGGCTTGAGAACGAAATCGCTCGCTTGATGCCCGCCGGCCTGAAAGACGGCACCAAGATTTTTGTCTCGGGCTCGGCAGCCAGCATTCGCGACTTGAAAGCCGTCACGGATGGCGACCAGGTGCGAATTGATTTGCTGGTTGTGGTCGGGGTGTTCGTCATTCTCGTGCTGCTGCTCAGGAAAGTCGCACTGTGTACCTACCTGATCCTGACGGTTCTGTTCAGTTACCTGGTGGCACTCGGCGTGACGTACTCGTTCTTCTCGCTGACCGATCCGCAGTTCGCGGGGCTGGATTGGAAGGTGCCAATGTTCTTGTTCACCATCCTGATCGCGGTCGGTGAAGACTACAACATTTTCCTGATGACGCGGATTGAAGAAGAGCAGGTTGAGCATGGTCCCGTGAAGGGAGTCGTGGAAGCACTCTCAAAGACAGGGCGGATCATTTCGAGTTGTGGGATCATTATGGCGGGGACATTCGCATCACTGTGCGCGGGATCTCTCAAAGGAATGATCCAACTAGGCTTCGCGCTGGCGTTTGGAGTGTTGCTCGATACGTTCGTGGTGCGTCCGATCCTAGTTCCTGCCTATCTGGTCTTGTTGCATAGTGGTCGCTTCGGCCGTTTTGGTGCGTGGTTAGGTGGACCCGTGCCCGAACCCGCTGCAACCGATTCCCCAGCGCCCTAA
- a CDS encoding DUF1549 and DUF1553 domain-containing protein, with protein MPRIFCSQAVIALVAVITLSTCAVAESPLVQLNVYPPDVQLTTAKDRQLIVVQAVHADGITRDVSQEARFTLGNTALCRRDGTTFYPMADGQTDLKVEFGGKSLTIPVKVERAVEARPISFKLDVMPVWMKAGCNTGSCHGAARGKDGFRLSLFGFDPDGDYLRITREMPGRRVDLAVPDTSLLIEKSIGVVPHTGGKRFERDSELCHTLVEWVTAGCPADPAQLPTCIGLEIYPRDGVLDGEGTTQRVTARAKYSDGTDRDVTSLALYQSNNDTSATITQEGVITAGARGEAFIMARFATFTVGSHFVVLPKGLVYEETPKPTTNYIDELVNLKLKKLRIDPSGRASDEAFLRRVYVDLVGQVPTEDEYVRFMTSQEPTKRDQLIDELLGRKEFTEVWVSKWAEWLMMRSSINTSPKAITLYYTWLSEQIAENVPLDKMVRSVLGASGGTFKNPATNFYQIEPDVLKVSENVAQIFMGMRVQCAQCHNHPFDRWTMDDYYSFASFFKQVGRKQGEDYRETIVFNAGGGEVNHPVGGRVMPPVFLGGGPVDVAGKDRREVLAEWLASPRNPYFAQNFANRIWHHFFNIGIVEPVDDVRVSNPPSNDPLLIELARRFTESNYDFKSLVRDICRSEAYQRSTEKNASNETDERNFASQTLRRIKAESMLDIISQVTSTKDKFPQLPVGARAVQIADGATNTYFLTTFGRATRETACSCEVKMEPTLSQALHLLNGETSNQKIQQGGVIAAMRNEKLTPEQIVERLYVRCLSRKPLPEEVESLKPMFAEGTDVNRSLEDIFWALLNSREFLFNH; from the coding sequence ATGCCTCGGATTTTCTGTTCTCAAGCCGTCATTGCCCTGGTGGCTGTGATTACTCTCAGCACCTGCGCGGTGGCGGAATCGCCGCTGGTGCAACTGAACGTGTACCCGCCCGATGTTCAATTGACGACGGCGAAAGATCGACAATTGATTGTCGTTCAAGCGGTTCACGCCGACGGAATTACACGAGATGTCAGCCAGGAAGCGAGATTCACGCTCGGTAACACCGCGCTCTGCCGCCGCGATGGAACGACTTTCTATCCCATGGCCGATGGGCAGACCGACCTGAAGGTCGAATTCGGCGGAAAGTCACTGACGATTCCAGTCAAGGTTGAGCGCGCCGTCGAAGCGCGTCCCATCAGTTTCAAACTGGACGTCATGCCGGTCTGGATGAAAGCCGGTTGTAATACTGGTAGCTGTCACGGTGCCGCACGCGGTAAGGATGGCTTCCGGCTGTCACTGTTCGGATTTGATCCGGATGGTGACTATCTCCGAATTACCCGCGAGATGCCGGGACGACGTGTCGATCTGGCCGTGCCAGATACCAGCCTGCTGATCGAAAAATCGATCGGCGTCGTCCCACATACGGGGGGAAAGCGGTTCGAACGTGATTCCGAACTGTGTCATACGCTGGTCGAATGGGTGACCGCTGGATGTCCCGCAGATCCTGCTCAGCTGCCCACTTGTATCGGCCTGGAAATCTATCCACGCGATGGAGTTCTGGACGGTGAAGGCACCACTCAACGCGTCACTGCACGCGCGAAATACTCTGATGGAACCGATCGCGACGTCACGTCACTCGCGCTCTATCAGTCGAACAACGATACGTCGGCCACCATCACACAAGAAGGTGTGATCACCGCCGGCGCACGTGGCGAAGCCTTCATTATGGCGCGATTCGCGACCTTCACCGTGGGATCGCATTTCGTCGTCCTGCCGAAGGGATTGGTCTACGAAGAGACACCCAAGCCGACCACGAATTACATCGACGAACTGGTCAATCTGAAGCTCAAGAAGCTACGAATCGATCCCTCGGGCCGGGCGTCAGACGAAGCCTTTCTCCGTCGAGTTTACGTCGATCTTGTGGGGCAAGTTCCGACCGAAGATGAATACGTCCGGTTCATGACCAGCCAGGAACCGACGAAGCGAGACCAGTTGATTGACGAATTGTTGGGCCGCAAAGAGTTCACTGAAGTCTGGGTGAGCAAATGGGCCGAATGGCTGATGATGCGATCCTCCATCAACACCAGCCCCAAGGCGATCACGCTGTATTACACCTGGCTTAGCGAGCAAATCGCCGAGAATGTCCCGCTCGACAAAATGGTTCGTAGCGTTTTGGGCGCGAGCGGCGGTACGTTCAAGAACCCCGCGACCAACTTCTACCAAATCGAGCCGGACGTTCTGAAGGTCAGCGAAAACGTTGCCCAGATCTTCATGGGAATGCGTGTCCAGTGCGCTCAATGCCACAACCATCCGTTTGATCGCTGGACCATGGACGACTACTACTCGTTCGCGTCTTTTTTCAAGCAAGTGGGGCGCAAGCAGGGCGAGGACTATCGAGAAACGATCGTGTTCAATGCAGGCGGCGGCGAAGTCAACCATCCCGTCGGCGGACGTGTGATGCCCCCCGTGTTCCTGGGCGGCGGACCGGTCGATGTGGCCGGCAAGGATCGTCGCGAAGTCCTGGCCGAGTGGCTGGCGTCGCCGCGCAATCCTTACTTCGCACAGAATTTTGCCAACCGAATCTGGCACCATTTCTTCAATATCGGGATCGTCGAACCGGTTGACGATGTTCGAGTCAGCAACCCTCCTTCGAACGATCCGCTACTGATCGAATTGGCTCGACGATTCACCGAGAGCAACTACGACTTCAAGAGCCTGGTCCGCGACATCTGTCGTTCCGAAGCCTATCAGCGCTCGACGGAAAAGAATGCCAGCAATGAAACCGACGAGCGAAATTTTGCATCGCAAACGCTTCGCCGGATCAAAGCGGAATCGATGCTCGACATCATCAGCCAGGTCACGAGCACCAAAGACAAGTTTCCACAATTGCCGGTCGGTGCTCGAGCCGTCCAGATTGCCGATGGTGCGACCAATACCTACTTCCTGACAACCTTTGGACGTGCCACGCGTGAAACGGCCTGCTCGTGTGAAGTGAAGATGGAGCCAACGCTCTCGCAGGCGTTGCATCTTTTGAACGGCGAGACTTCGAATCAGAAGATCCAGCAAGGCGGAGTCATCGCCGCGATGCGTAATGAAAAGCTGACACCGGAACAGATTGTCGAAAGACTGTATGTTCGCTGTCTCAGCCGGAAGCCACTTCCTGAGGAAGTGGAGTCACTGAAGCCCATGTTTGCGGAAGGAACCGACGTGAATCGGTCACTCGAAGATATTTTCTGGGCACTGCTGAACAGTCGCGAGTTCTTGTTTAACCACTGA